Proteins encoded together in one bacterium window:
- a CDS encoding V-type ATP synthase subunit K, which produces MGLVWSYLGAALAVALAGIGSAIGIGYAGQATAGVMSEDPRNFGKYLVLTALPGTQGIYGFVAGFLALNKIGALAATMTPEVGMQIFLACLPVALAGMLSAIHQGKVCTAGVGLTAKQPAESGKALVLGVFVEFYAVLGLLITIFLLNAV; this is translated from the coding sequence ATGGGCCTCGTTTGGTCCTACCTGGGTGCGGCATTGGCCGTGGCCCTGGCCGGAATCGGCTCGGCCATCGGCATCGGCTACGCCGGTCAGGCCACGGCGGGCGTCATGAGCGAAGACCCGCGCAACTTCGGCAAGTACCTGGTCCTCACCGCCCTGCCGGGCACCCAGGGCATCTACGGCTTCGTGGCCGGCTTCCTGGCGCTCAATAAAATCGGCGCCCTGGCCGCCACCATGACGCCGGAGGTCGGGATGCAGATATTCCTGGCCTGCCTGCCGGTGGCCCTGGCCGGGATGCTCTCGGCCATCCACCAGGGCAAGGTCTGCACCGCCGGCGTGGGCCTTACGGCCAAGCAGCCCGCCGAGTCGGGAAAGGCCCTGGTCCTGGGCGTCTTCGTCGAGTTCTACGCCGTTCTGGGGCTTCTCATCACCATCTTCCTCCTGAACGCCGTCTGA
- a CDS encoding V-type ATP synthase subunit E family protein, which yields MSLDAIIARIKSDADARLAEIESASKAKIAEILAEAEKRARALEARIREAGEREAAGTRERVISMAELNARKAVLAAKQELLDEAFAAAVEELESLKKDAWRAVFKHLVAGADLKGPYEVIASKREAAFLDDAFLKGFGPKLSVSKKTRELGGGFVLRGGKTELNFTFPALTRSLRPLLEKELLGILGIEG from the coding sequence TTGTCCCTGGACGCAATCATCGCCAGGATAAAGAGCGACGCCGACGCCCGGTTGGCGGAGATAGAGTCCGCCTCGAAGGCCAAAATCGCCGAAATCCTCGCCGAGGCTGAAAAACGAGCCCGCGCCTTGGAAGCGCGCATTCGGGAGGCGGGCGAACGCGAGGCCGCAGGCACCCGGGAGCGCGTCATCTCCATGGCCGAGCTCAACGCCCGCAAGGCCGTCCTGGCGGCCAAACAGGAGCTTTTGGACGAGGCCTTCGCCGCGGCGGTCGAGGAGCTGGAGTCCCTGAAAAAAGACGCCTGGCGCGCGGTCTTCAAGCATCTCGTCGCCGGCGCCGACCTGAAGGGCCCTTACGAGGTCATCGCCTCGAAACGCGAGGCAGCCTTCCTCGACGACGCCTTCCTGAAAGGTTTTGGGCCGAAGCTGTCGGTTTCCAAAAAGACACGCGAGCTGGGCGGCGGATTCGTCCTCCGCGGGGGCAAGACCGAGCTGAACTTCACCTTCCCGGCGCTGACCCGGAGCCTGCGGCCGCTTCTGGAGAAGGAACTGCTCGGCATCCTGGGAATCGAAGGGTAG
- a CDS encoding V-type ATPase subunit: MTGRVKLSGDPAYTYAVGRVRVRERRLLTKRALVEAAEARSFEGAVDALREAGYEPVSRGGAGLEELLAKQSAELTRFIRESVPDPRLLEYLRLRLDYANLKAALVGRLTERKPPLTEGGAVPPEKLTAFADGGEPDVLPTPFAELARGLLEEWEKARDPFLLQQGVDRALFARLTGLVGEIGLPFLTAYQKLETDLVNLTALVRCLAAPNPEELSAAAFIPGGGLDLVRLEGYARTGDRSGAAEYVGRTPYAELTRGAVEGAPDGIANLAARGADRKLEFLRQARHAPFGAEPLISYYLAKRNEFEMVRFVLTCKLNGVPPETITARLWGVS; the protein is encoded by the coding sequence ATGACGGGGCGGGTGAAGCTCTCCGGCGATCCGGCTTACACCTACGCCGTGGGCCGCGTGCGGGTCCGCGAGCGCCGCCTGTTGACGAAAAGGGCGCTCGTCGAGGCCGCCGAGGCCCGGAGCTTCGAGGGCGCCGTGGACGCCCTCCGCGAGGCGGGGTACGAGCCCGTATCCCGGGGCGGCGCCGGCCTGGAGGAGCTCCTCGCCAAGCAGTCCGCCGAGTTGACCCGGTTCATCCGGGAGAGCGTGCCCGACCCCCGGCTGCTCGAATACCTGCGTCTGAGGCTGGATTACGCCAACCTCAAGGCGGCCCTCGTCGGGCGCCTGACGGAGAGAAAACCGCCCCTGACCGAGGGGGGGGCGGTGCCCCCGGAGAAGCTGACCGCCTTCGCCGACGGCGGCGAGCCGGACGTGCTCCCTACCCCCTTCGCCGAGCTGGCGCGGGGGCTCCTGGAGGAATGGGAAAAGGCGCGCGACCCGTTCCTGTTACAGCAGGGGGTGGACCGGGCCCTTTTCGCCCGCCTGACCGGGCTCGTCGGGGAGATAGGGCTGCCCTTCCTCACCGCGTACCAGAAGCTGGAGACCGACTTAGTTAATCTGACGGCCCTGGTTCGCTGCCTGGCGGCGCCCAATCCCGAGGAGCTTTCCGCGGCGGCCTTCATCCCCGGTGGCGGGTTGGACCTCGTGAGGCTGGAGGGTTACGCCCGGACCGGCGACAGAAGCGGAGCCGCCGAGTACGTCGGCCGCACCCCCTACGCCGAGCTCACCCGCGGCGCCGTCGAGGGCGCTCCCGACGGCATCGCAAACCTGGCGGCGCGGGGGGCGGACCGGAAGCTGGAGTTTCTGCGGCAGGCGCGCCATGCCCCCTTCGGCGCCGAACCGCTCATCTCGTACTACCTGGCGAAGAGGAACGAGTTCGAGATGGTCCGCTTCGTCCTGACCTGCAAGCTGAACGGCGTTCCGCCGGAAACGATCACCGCCCGTCTGTGGGGCGTTTCGTAG
- a CDS encoding V-type ATP synthase subunit F, producing the protein MAGLNQIYFIGEEDQLRGFTVLGTTVVGVNSIHEAEEALRKAVSGGAVAIFITEEFGGRMLETIAEYADRPLPVITLIPSSSGSKGIAYERIRRMVERAVGADVLGKE; encoded by the coding sequence GTGGCCGGTCTGAACCAGATTTATTTCATCGGCGAGGAAGACCAGCTCCGCGGCTTCACCGTCCTGGGGACGACGGTAGTGGGGGTTAACTCGATCCACGAGGCCGAGGAGGCGCTGCGCAAGGCGGTGAGCGGCGGCGCCGTGGCGATTTTCATCACCGAGGAGTTCGGCGGCCGGATGCTGGAAACCATCGCCGAATACGCCGACCGCCCCCTGCCGGTGATTACGCTCATCCCGTCGTCGTCGGGCTCGAAGGGAATCGCCTACGAGCGCATCCGGCGGATGGTGGAGCGCGCCGTCGGCGCCGACGTGCTGGGGAAGGAGTAG
- a CDS encoding isoprenylcysteine carboxylmethyltransferase family protein, which translates to MPPFDNRSPLRIFVHAAFFLVVGGQIALVFILEPHWNVSWLRWVGYAMWGLSVVLGWLPIFIFRRRGGVEKGESYTSTQRMVTTGLYAVVRHPQFLALILLGVAAALLTPHWATIAGAAVISVTIYIVMLSSDRRLVEKFGDEYRDYERRVPRANILWGLVKLIFGPRRPVK; encoded by the coding sequence ATGCCGCCCTTCGATAACCGCTCGCCGTTAAGAATCTTCGTCCACGCGGCCTTCTTCCTCGTGGTCGGCGGTCAGATCGCGCTGGTTTTCATCCTCGAGCCCCACTGGAACGTCTCGTGGCTGCGATGGGTGGGATACGCCATGTGGGGTTTATCAGTAGTGCTGGGCTGGCTGCCCATCTTCATCTTCCGGCGACGGGGCGGGGTGGAGAAGGGAGAAAGTTATACCTCCACACAACGTATGGTAACCACCGGTCTCTACGCCGTCGTCCGCCACCCCCAGTTCCTGGCGCTGATCCTGTTGGGCGTGGCTGCGGCGCTGCTGACTCCACACTGGGCGACCATCGCAGGCGCGGCGGTCATCTCGGTCACCATCTACATCGTCATGTTGTCCTCAGATCGCCGATTGGTGGAGAAGTTCGGCGACGAGTACCGGGACTACGAGCGCCGGGTCCCCCGGGCCAACATCCTCTGGGGGCTCGTAAAGCTCATCTTCGGCCCCCGACGGCCGGTAAAATAA
- a CDS encoding V-type ATP synthase subunit A, translating into MEQTGTIVKVAGPLVVASGMSGVRMYDVVLVSEMRLVGEVVKLDGDLASIQVYEETGGIGPGEPVFTTGIPLSVELGPGLMSSIYDGIQRPLAVIREKTGDFITRGVHADGLDRGRKWEFTPKFKAGDEVVPGDILGVCPETPLVEHRVLVPPGVRGKLTALDSGSYTVDEPIGKIKTPEGEAELKLMHTWPVRKSRPFAQRLTPEEPLISGQRVIDAFFPVGKGGTACVPGPFGSGKTVIQHQLAKWANAEIVVYVGCGERGNEMTDVLMEFPELKDPRSGEPLITRTVMIANTSNMPVAAREASIYTGITIGEYYRDMGYSVALMADSTSRWAEAMREMSGRLEEMPGEEGYPAYLGTKVAEFYERAGRTICLGSDEREASLTVIGAVSPAGGDLSDPVVQATLRVVKVFWSLEDKLAYKRHFPAISWLNSYSLYTDNIAEYLKREMGEDWIPMRDEAMALLQREAELEEIVRLVGMESLSPGDRLVMETSRSIREDFLHQNAFHPVDTFSSAYKQYRMLKLVMSFHHAAKAALETPELNLDALFALPVSEDIARAKFTPEEEVEASFDGIESDMQKQIEELISEGPGT; encoded by the coding sequence ATGGAGCAGACGGGAACCATCGTCAAGGTCGCCGGCCCCCTGGTGGTGGCCTCCGGGATGTCCGGCGTGCGGATGTACGACGTCGTCCTGGTCTCGGAAATGAGACTGGTGGGCGAGGTGGTGAAGCTCGACGGAGACCTGGCCAGCATCCAGGTCTACGAGGAGACGGGCGGAATCGGCCCCGGCGAGCCGGTGTTCACCACGGGCATACCGCTCTCCGTGGAGCTGGGACCTGGACTGATGTCCTCCATCTACGACGGCATCCAGCGCCCACTCGCCGTCATCCGTGAAAAGACCGGCGACTTCATCACCCGCGGTGTCCACGCCGACGGCCTGGACCGCGGGCGCAAGTGGGAGTTCACCCCGAAGTTCAAGGCCGGCGACGAGGTGGTTCCCGGCGACATTCTGGGGGTGTGCCCGGAAACCCCCCTCGTCGAGCACCGCGTGCTGGTCCCCCCCGGCGTCCGGGGGAAGCTCACGGCCCTGGACTCCGGTTCTTACACCGTGGATGAGCCCATCGGCAAGATCAAAACTCCCGAAGGCGAGGCGGAGCTCAAGCTGATGCACACCTGGCCGGTGCGGAAATCCCGCCCCTTCGCCCAGCGCCTGACCCCCGAGGAGCCCCTTATCTCGGGACAGCGCGTCATAGACGCCTTCTTCCCCGTGGGTAAGGGGGGGACCGCCTGCGTCCCCGGGCCATTCGGCTCCGGCAAGACCGTCATCCAGCACCAGCTCGCCAAGTGGGCCAACGCCGAAATCGTCGTCTACGTTGGCTGCGGCGAACGCGGCAACGAGATGACCGACGTGCTCATGGAGTTCCCCGAGCTCAAGGACCCGCGCTCCGGCGAACCTTTGATCACCCGCACGGTGATGATAGCCAACACGTCGAACATGCCCGTGGCGGCGCGGGAGGCGTCCATCTACACCGGCATCACCATCGGCGAGTACTACCGCGATATGGGATACTCCGTGGCCCTCATGGCCGACTCCACCAGCCGGTGGGCCGAGGCGATGCGCGAGATGAGCGGCCGCCTGGAGGAGATGCCCGGCGAGGAGGGTTATCCCGCGTACCTGGGCACGAAGGTGGCCGAGTTCTACGAGCGGGCCGGACGAACCATCTGCCTCGGCTCCGACGAACGGGAGGCCTCGCTAACGGTCATCGGCGCCGTCTCCCCCGCCGGCGGCGACCTCTCCGACCCCGTCGTCCAGGCCACCCTGCGCGTGGTCAAGGTCTTCTGGAGCCTGGAGGACAAGCTGGCCTACAAGCGCCACTTCCCCGCCATAAGCTGGCTCAACTCCTACAGCCTCTACACCGACAACATCGCCGAATACCTCAAGCGGGAGATGGGCGAGGACTGGATACCGATGCGCGACGAGGCGATGGCGTTGTTACAGCGGGAGGCGGAGCTGGAGGAAATCGTACGCCTGGTGGGCATGGAGTCCCTCTCCCCCGGCGACCGCCTGGTCATGGAGACCAGCCGCTCCATCCGCGAGGATTTCCTGCACCAGAACGCATTCCACCCCGTGGACACCTTTTCCAGCGCCTACAAGCAGTACCGGATGCTGAAGCTCGTCATGAGCTTCCACCACGCCGCCAAGGCGGCCCTCGAAACGCCGGAGCTGAACCTGGACGCGCTCTTCGCCCTGCCGGTTTCCGAGGACATCGCCCGCGCCAAGTTCACGCCCGAAGAGGAGGTCGAGGCGAGTTTCGACGGCATCGAGAGCGACATGCAGAAACAGATCGAAGAGCTCATCTCCGAAGGACCGGGAACGTAA